Proteins found in one Zea mays cultivar B73 chromosome 1, Zm-B73-REFERENCE-NAM-5.0, whole genome shotgun sequence genomic segment:
- the LOC107546748 gene encoding Auxin-responsive protein SAUR32, which translates to MPGKHQQHMTATATAAAAAAAPKGCVTVRVGLEGEEQRRFAVPLGHLKHPLFGALLEEAEREYGFRHQGALAIPCRVDRFVQLERLIGRDLHGACAHHLVDLDGAAAAAAQHQHQHHLHLPRFVGCFRA; encoded by the coding sequence ATGCCCGGAAAGCACCAGCAGCACATGACGGCAAcggcaacggcggcggcggcggcagcagcgccCAAGGGGTGCGTGACGGTGCGCGTGGGCCTGGAGGGGGAGGAGCAGCGCCGGTTCGCGGTGCCGCTGGGCCACCTCAAGCACCCGCTCTTCGGCGCGCTGCTGGAGGAGGCCGAGCGCGAGTACGGCTTCCGGCACCAGGGCGCCCTCGCCATCCCCTGCCGCGTCGACCGCTTCGTCCAGCTCGAGCGCCTCATCGGCCGGGACCTCCACGGCGCCTGCGCCCACCACCTCGTCGACCTcgacggcgccgccgccgccgccgcgcagcaccagcaccagcaccacctCCAcctgccgcgcttcgttggctgcTTCCGCGCCTGA
- the LOC100282582 gene encoding probable methyltransferase PMT18 isoform X1 gives MAKDYPASPKAQQLQESKKQRLTYILVVSALCIAFYVLGAWQNTTLPKPIGNSAITRVGCDPTAATAQSSGSVPSFGPGSGEVLDFDAHHRLTINNTDGDGELQQFPACPLNFSEYTPCEDRRRGRRFDRNMLVYRERHCPGKDEQVRCLIPAPPGYRTPFKWPRSRDYAYFNNIPHKELSIEKAVQNWIQVEGDKFKFPGGGTMFPRGADAYIDDINKLISLSDGKIRTAVDTGCGVASWGAYLLKRNIIAMSFAPRDTHEAQVQFALERGVPAIIGVMAKQRLPYPSRAFDMAHCSRCLIPWDEHDGLYLAEVDRILRPGGYWILSGPPINWKTHHRGWERTKDDLKREQDKIEDVARSLCWNKVVEKGDLSIWQKPKNHLECANIKKTYKTPHICKSDNPDAAWYTQMEACVTPLPEVSNQGEVAGGAVEKWPERAFLVPPRIKRGMIPGLDAKKFDEDKKLWEKRVAYYKRTIPIAENRYRNVMDMNANMGGFAASLVKYPVWVMNVVPVNSDRDTLGAIYERGFIGTYQDWCEAFSTYPRTYDLLHADNLFSIYQDRCDITGILLEMDRILRPEGTAIIRDTVDVLTKVQAITKRMRWESRIMDHEDGPFNPEKVLMAVKTYWTAEAEEEH, from the exons ATGGCGAAGGACTACCCAGCTTCTCCGAAAGCTCAGCAGCTCCAGGAATCCAAGAAGCAGCGCCTGACATACATCCTCGTCGTAAGCGCGCTCTGCATCGCCTTCTACGTCCTTGGCGCATGGCAGAACACCACGCTTCCAAAGCCCATAGGCAACTCGGCGATCACCCGGGTTGGCTGCGATCCCACTGCCGCCACGGCACAGTCCTCTGGCTCTGTGCCGTCGTTTGGGCCAGGCTCCGGCGAGGTGCTTGACTTCGACGCACACCACCGGCTCACCATCAACAACACGGACGGCGATGGGGAACTGCAGCAGTTCCCGGCGTGCCCTCTCAACTTCAGTGAGTACACGCCGTGTGAGGACCGTAGGCGCGGGCGCCGGTTCGACCGAAACATGCTAGTGTATCGGGAGCGCCACTGTCCTGGCAAGGACGAGCAGGTCCGATGCCTCATCCCAGCACCGCCTGGGTACAGGACCCCCTTCAAGTGGCCTCGTAGCAGGGACTACGCCTATTTCAACAACATCCCCCACAAGGAGCTCAGCATTGAGAAGGCGGTGCAGAACTGGATCCAGGTTGAGGGCGACAAGTTCAAGTTCCCCGGTGGTGGCACTATGTTCCCGCGTGGTGCTGATGCCTACATAGATGACATCAATAAGCTCATCTCGTTATCAGATGGGAAGATCAGGACGGCTGTTGACACAGGTTGCGGG GTTGCTAGTTGGGGAGCTTACTTGCTGAAGAGAAACATCATCGCCATGTCATTTGCGCCGAGAGACACGCACGAAGCTCAGGTGCAATTCGCGCTGGAAAGAGGTGTCCCTGCCATCATTGGCGTCATGGCGAAGCAGCGGTTGCCTTACCCATCTAGGGCGTTCGATATGGCACATTGCTCGCGCTGTCTGATTCCTTGGGATGAACACG ATGGACTGTACCTTGCTGAAGTCGATAGGATTCTGAGGCCAGGAGGATACTGGATCCTCTCGGGACCTCCGATCAATTGGAAGACACACCACAGGGGGTGGGAGAGGACGAAGGACGACCTCAAGCGGGAGCAGGACAAGATCGAGGATGTTGCGAGGAGCCTTTGCTGGAACAAGGTGGTTGAGAAGGGGGATCTGTCCATCTGGCAGAAGCCCAAGAATCACCTTGAGTGTGCCAACATTAAGAAGACATATAAGACACCCCATATCTGCAAGAGTGACAATCCTGATGCTGCCTG GTACACACAGATGGAAGCCTGTGTTACTCCACTGCCTGAAGTGAGCAACCAGGGAGAAGTGGCTGGGGGAGCGGTGGAGAAATGGCCAGAGAGGGCGTTCTTGGTTCCCCCCAGGATCAAAAGGGGCATGATTCCAGGACTGGACGCCAAGAAGTTTGACGAGGACAAGAAGCTTTGGGAGAAGAGGGtggcctactacaagcgcaccataCCAATTGCAGAGAACAGGTACAGAAATGTGATGGACATGAACGCCAACATGGGTGGGTTCGCTGCTTCTCTAGTGAAGTACCCCGTGTGGGTGATGAATGTCGTCCCTGTTAACTCCGACCGGGACACCCTCGGGGCAATATACGAGCGAGGGTTCATCGGCACGTACCAGGACTGGTGCGAAGCTTTCTCGACGTATCCAAGAACATATGACCTCCTGCATGCTGACAATCTGTTTAGCATCTACCAAGACAG GTGCGATATAACTGGCATCCTCTTGGAGATGGACAGAATATTAAGGCCCGAGGGCACAGCTATCATCCGCGACACAGTCGACGTGCTCACGAAGGTCCAGGCAATAACCAAGCGGATGCGGTGGGAGAGCCGCATCATGGACCACGAGGACGGCCCCTTCAACCCGGAGAAGGTCCTCATGGCGGTCAAGACGTACTGGACCGCCGAAGCCGAGGAGGAGCACTAG